In Candidatus Desulforudis audaxviator MP104C, a genomic segment contains:
- the hisC gene encoding histidinol-phosphate transaminase, which produces MRSINELVRSELLDLQPYHVPVYPGMIKLDANENNYDFPEQVLEEVLSTIGGQTFGRYPDPSALQLRESLSRYTGVDRNRITVGNGSDELILDLMLAFAAGGKVVICTPTFTMYEIHAVIAGAEPVALPRKADFSVDPDAVIEAATRPGVKMVVLCSPNNPTGNTTPLEVTEKILKHTRAVVVLDEAYYEFCGETAVSLLDKYPQLVLLRTFSKAFGLAGLRLGYMLAGPEVTGIIQRVQQPFNVNAFTQQAAIRVLEWQPLFERRVRQICRSRDELFAAMRYLPGLTVYPSRANFLLFRTEMRAQQVFSGLLQRGVLVRLLDRPDLPSCLRVSVGRPEENLIFCNRLADVLRTG; this is translated from the coding sequence ATGCGTTCCATAAATGAACTGGTGCGTTCGGAACTATTGGACTTGCAGCCCTACCACGTCCCGGTATACCCTGGGATGATCAAGCTGGACGCCAACGAGAACAACTATGACTTTCCCGAGCAAGTCCTGGAAGAGGTCTTAAGCACCATAGGTGGACAAACCTTCGGGCGCTATCCGGACCCGTCGGCGCTGCAACTGCGGGAGTCCCTGTCCCGGTACACCGGCGTGGACCGAAACCGGATCACGGTCGGCAACGGATCGGACGAGCTGATCCTGGACCTGATGCTGGCCTTCGCCGCCGGGGGCAAGGTGGTGATCTGCACGCCGACATTCACGATGTATGAGATTCACGCGGTCATCGCGGGGGCCGAGCCGGTGGCCCTGCCCCGCAAGGCCGATTTCAGCGTGGACCCGGACGCCGTGATCGAGGCCGCCACCCGGCCCGGAGTGAAAATGGTGGTGCTGTGTTCTCCGAACAACCCGACCGGGAACACCACCCCTTTGGAGGTGACGGAGAAAATCCTTAAGCACACCAGGGCGGTGGTGGTGCTAGACGAAGCCTACTACGAGTTCTGCGGCGAAACGGCCGTGTCCCTACTGGACAAATACCCGCAGCTGGTGCTCTTACGCACCTTTTCCAAGGCGTTCGGCTTGGCCGGGCTCCGGCTGGGCTATATGCTGGCCGGACCGGAGGTGACTGGGATCATCCAACGCGTCCAGCAGCCCTTTAACGTGAACGCCTTCACCCAACAGGCCGCCATCCGGGTGCTGGAATGGCAACCGCTGTTCGAGCGCCGTGTCCGGCAGATCTGCCGGTCGCGGGACGAGCTGTTCGCGGCGATGCGTTACCTGCCGGGGCTTACCGTCTACCCGTCCCGGGCGAATTTCCTGCTGTTCCGGACCGAGATGCGCGCCCAGCAGGTGTTCAGCGGGCTTTTGCAGCGGGGTGTGCTGGTGCGCCTGCTGGACCGTCCGGACCTGCCGAGCTGCCTGCGGGTGTCGGTCGGCCGGCCCGAGGAGAACCTGATTTTTTGCAACCGGTTGGCTGACGTGCTGCGGACCGGGTAG